In a genomic window of Malaclemys terrapin pileata isolate rMalTer1 chromosome 17, rMalTer1.hap1, whole genome shotgun sequence:
- the RGS3 gene encoding regulator of G-protein signaling 3 isoform X11: MPFLRDLSKPQPLEFHSDMLLGMPRPRSGNLPRRHTMKEAKDMKNRLGIFRRRNESPGANPISKLDKAMKSLKPTPEEALKWGESLEKLLLHKYGLAAFRAFLRTEFSEENLEFWLACEEYKKIKSQSKMISKAKKIFAEYIAIQSCKEVNLDSYTREHTKENLQTITRSCFDLAQKRIYGLMEKDSYPRFLRSELYLDIINQKKSSSPL; the protein is encoded by the exons ATGCCCTTCCTCCGAGACCTCtccaagccccagcccctggaatTCCACTCGGACATGCTGCTGGGCATGCCCCGGCCACGCAGCGGGAACCTGCCGCGCCGGCACACCATGAAGGA GGCCAAAGACATGAAGAACCGACTGGGGATATTTCGACGGCGAAACGAGTCTCCAGGAGCCAACCCCATCAGCAAGCTGGACAAAGCAATGAAATCCCTCAA GCCGACCCCGGAGGAAGCTCTCAAGTGGGGGGAATCTCTCgagaaactgctgctgcacaaat ATGGGCTGGCTGCCTTCCGGGCTTTCCTGCGGACAGAGTTCAGCGAGGAGAACCTGGAGTTCTGGCTTGCGTGCGAGGAGTACAAGAAGATCAAATCCCAGTCCAAGATGATATCCAAGGCCAAGAAGATCTTTGCTGAGTACATTGCTATCCAGTCATGCAAAGAG GTGAACCTGGACTCCTACACACGGGAGCACACCAAAGAGAACCTGCAGACCATTACCCGGAGCTGCTTCGACCTCGCTCAGAAACGGATCTATGGGCTCATGGAGAAGGACTCTTACCCCCGCTTCCTCCGCTCGGAGTTGTATTTAGACATAATTAACCAGAAGAAATCCAGCTCCCCACTGTAG
- the RGS3 gene encoding regulator of G-protein signaling 3 isoform X12: MYHTMVDFSEKYLERAKDMKNRLGIFRRRNESPGANPISKLDKAMKSLKPTPEEALKWGESLEKLLLHKYGLAAFRAFLRTEFSEENLEFWLACEEYKKIKSQSKMISKAKKIFAEYIAIQSCKEVNLDSYTREHTKENLQTITRSCFDLAQKRIYGLMEKDSYPRFLRSELYLDIINQKKSSSPL; this comes from the exons GGCCAAAGACATGAAGAACCGACTGGGGATATTTCGACGGCGAAACGAGTCTCCAGGAGCCAACCCCATCAGCAAGCTGGACAAAGCAATGAAATCCCTCAA GCCGACCCCGGAGGAAGCTCTCAAGTGGGGGGAATCTCTCgagaaactgctgctgcacaaat ATGGGCTGGCTGCCTTCCGGGCTTTCCTGCGGACAGAGTTCAGCGAGGAGAACCTGGAGTTCTGGCTTGCGTGCGAGGAGTACAAGAAGATCAAATCCCAGTCCAAGATGATATCCAAGGCCAAGAAGATCTTTGCTGAGTACATTGCTATCCAGTCATGCAAAGAG GTGAACCTGGACTCCTACACACGGGAGCACACCAAAGAGAACCTGCAGACCATTACCCGGAGCTGCTTCGACCTCGCTCAGAAACGGATCTATGGGCTCATGGAGAAGGACTCTTACCCCCGCTTCCTCCGCTCGGAGTTGTATTTAGACATAATTAACCAGAAGAAATCCAGCTCCCCACTGTAG